From one Actinomyces sp. Marseille-P3109 genomic stretch:
- a CDS encoding serine/threonine-protein kinase has protein sequence MSPTMRPRPGDRPPDSNADGAGHSRPARRPVPRRRGVRRPRASRIPISDAEPGIPGSALTALTQQGYTVGEVMGRSTAACAPRRGLDAQGRHVVIRVVDLPHGRGGASVLRRLADLRVLRHPGLVTVREVVALPEERAAVIMDLIDGAGLDVVLGARGRLSLSHLAAILDVLGSALAYLHEHGAVHGDVSSGNVLVTTEGRPVLVDLLASAMEAGTKECAAPERLKGAPASAASDVYALARLLTECAGQGGGGARRLAGFLGDALAEDPADRPTARDLAARAPELGQASAIELPDGARLAAGSLRAAARTPTRTVGSRLGARSGTRPGGRMRSKAGPRDGSGRREEKDPGGANRAGRAPAVIRWGRGRREGRGHVRIWGCAAVLLVAACMVAWGPARGLVSLRPAWALGAAPTSTTRLPPHAPAGSRSGAPSTGASPGASENSPPSAPASPTAEGDGADMVSVVVGLSAARDRALTAADAGALAATTVPGSPAAEADTQVLNGLIEAGESVGGLQTSVSQVVDVELPGDAATLWPGARAVRVTLSQSASTRSGASGTRTVPALESRQVVLILVPGPWRVAEVREAG, from the coding sequence ATGAGCCCAACGATGCGCCCCCGCCCCGGTGACCGTCCGCCCGATAGCAATGCCGACGGTGCAGGACACAGCCGGCCGGCCCGTCGCCCGGTGCCTCGGAGGCGCGGCGTGCGCAGGCCCCGCGCCTCCAGGATCCCGATCTCCGATGCCGAACCGGGCATTCCAGGATCGGCGCTCACGGCCCTGACTCAGCAGGGCTATACCGTCGGTGAGGTGATGGGGCGCTCCACCGCCGCCTGTGCGCCCCGGCGTGGGCTGGACGCGCAGGGACGTCATGTGGTCATCAGGGTCGTCGACCTGCCTCATGGACGCGGCGGAGCGTCCGTCCTACGGAGACTGGCCGATCTGCGCGTCCTGCGTCATCCTGGCCTGGTGACCGTGCGGGAGGTGGTGGCCCTGCCGGAGGAGAGGGCCGCCGTCATCATGGATCTCATCGACGGCGCAGGGCTCGACGTGGTCCTGGGAGCCAGAGGCAGGCTCAGCCTCTCCCACCTGGCCGCCATCCTGGACGTCCTCGGCTCCGCGCTGGCCTACCTCCATGAGCACGGCGCCGTCCACGGCGACGTCTCCAGCGGCAACGTCCTGGTGACCACCGAAGGTCGTCCGGTCCTTGTCGACCTGCTGGCGTCCGCGATGGAGGCGGGGACGAAGGAGTGCGCCGCCCCCGAGCGGCTCAAGGGCGCTCCGGCGTCGGCGGCCTCCGACGTCTATGCTCTGGCCCGCCTTCTGACCGAGTGCGCGGGGCAGGGCGGAGGCGGGGCCCGACGGCTGGCGGGCTTCCTGGGCGACGCCCTGGCCGAGGATCCGGCCGACCGCCCGACTGCCCGCGACCTGGCGGCCCGTGCTCCGGAGCTGGGTCAGGCCTCGGCCATCGAGCTGCCCGACGGCGCCCGGCTCGCCGCTGGATCGTTGCGTGCCGCGGCCCGCACGCCGACACGCACCGTGGGGTCCAGGCTGGGGGCCCGGTCCGGGACCAGGCCGGGCGGCAGGATGAGGTCGAAGGCAGGACCTCGAGATGGTTCCGGTAGGCGTGAAGAAAAGGACCCTGGTGGTGCGAACCGTGCTGGGCGGGCTCCAGCGGTCATCCGCTGGGGCAGAGGTCGGCGAGAGGGGCGCGGGCACGTCCGCATCTGGGGGTGTGCGGCTGTGCTGCTCGTCGCCGCCTGCATGGTCGCCTGGGGGCCGGCGAGAGGGCTGGTGTCGCTGAGGCCGGCATGGGCGCTCGGCGCTGCTCCGACCTCGACGACGCGCCTGCCGCCACACGCACCGGCCGGCTCCCGCTCAGGAGCCCCCTCAACCGGCGCCTCCCCCGGGGCGTCGGAGAACTCTCCTCCAAGCGCGCCGGCCTCGCCGACGGCTGAGGGGGACGGAGCGGACATGGTCAGTGTCGTCGTCGGGCTGTCGGCCGCCCGGGACCGCGCACTCACGGCTGCCGACGCCGGCGCGCTGGCGGCCACGACCGTGCCGGGCTCACCCGCTGCCGAGGCTGATACGCAGGTCCTGAACGGTCTGATCGAGGCCGGTGAGAGCGTTGGAGGCCTGCAGACCTCCGTGAGCCAGGTGGTCGATGTGGAGCTGCCCGGGGATGCCGCCACGCTCTGGCCCGGTGCCCGGGCAGTGCGGGTCACGCTGTCCCAAAGCGCGTCGACGCGTTCGGGTGCCTCCGGAACGCGGACGGTTCCCGCGCTGGAGTCACGCCAGGTCGTGCTCATCCTGGTTCCAGGACCATGGCGCGTTGCCGAGGTCCGAGAGGCAGGCTGA
- a CDS encoding FAD-dependent oxidoreductase, with translation MSYDVIVIGSGIGGLTTAGLLARAAGKRVLVLERHTEPGGLTHTFRRDGASWDVGVHYIGQVAPESQARAYFDYLSDGELEWNRMPDAYDRFVYPGLDLSVSSDPNRYEHDLIAVFPTEARAIRRYFKDVRRTISWVTMGFAQGMVPRPMASLLRAAQRLGRRTATSTTKEYLDAHFRSPELKAVLASQWGDYGLPPSRSAFAVHATIVSHYLEGGWFPKGGSARIARTFEKGIEQAGGAVRVAQEVTEILLDDGGAATGVRVMDHRGAAVRERVYQAPVVISAVGAFNTFNRLLPTSGRIGRLTGPTRRTLANLGTGASAVTVFLRLRDDPRSIDIDGGNIWVNQDLDHERSQEHSASLLEGRPHDVFVSFPSLKSGESPHTAEIISFCDAKAFRQWAQQPKGRRDPEYSALKERIARGMLELADSAAPGLSDLVDYMEVSTPLTYEHYTAHPAGAFYGPPATPLRYRSAPLGPRTAIPGLLLSGQDAGSAGIMGAMMGGVAAASQVLGPRGYATIASALKEAPAIPDSGGARRLPEGKHHAVLASKRLLTPSVWEVVLHVEGQIGRWAPGQFARLHVGDDAWRDYSIAGLEDNRLRLLISTRTGGRGSQFIEHAGTGTGTVVELPLGEFGLADSGRRRLFIATGTGIAPMLAMFAQAPGLEHDTLLFGCRDRSEDLVSRISSPMPGRVLRCLSREEAPDTFHGRVTDALPGLTGSSGLDPRSTEVYLCGSAAMVADTRSVLERAGYDSVFTEPY, from the coding sequence ATGTCCTACGACGTCATCGTGATCGGTTCGGGTATTGGCGGGCTGACGACTGCTGGTCTGCTGGCGCGCGCCGCCGGCAAACGAGTTCTTGTCCTGGAGCGGCATACGGAACCGGGCGGCCTGACCCACACCTTTCGGCGCGACGGCGCCTCCTGGGACGTGGGGGTGCACTACATCGGGCAGGTCGCGCCCGAAAGCCAGGCCCGTGCCTACTTCGACTACCTCTCCGATGGCGAGTTGGAGTGGAACCGCATGCCGGACGCCTACGACCGGTTCGTCTACCCGGGGCTCGATCTGAGCGTCAGCAGCGACCCCAACCGATACGAGCACGACCTGATCGCGGTGTTCCCCACGGAGGCCAGAGCCATTCGCCGTTACTTCAAGGATGTTCGCCGCACGATATCGTGGGTGACCATGGGCTTCGCCCAGGGGATGGTTCCCCGCCCGATGGCATCACTTCTGAGGGCTGCCCAACGCCTGGGTAGACGGACGGCCACCAGCACGACGAAGGAGTACCTGGACGCCCACTTCCGCTCCCCCGAGCTCAAGGCCGTCCTTGCCAGCCAGTGGGGAGACTACGGCCTGCCGCCATCCCGCTCGGCCTTCGCCGTGCACGCGACGATCGTCTCCCACTACCTTGAGGGCGGATGGTTCCCCAAGGGCGGCAGCGCTCGCATCGCCCGCACCTTCGAGAAGGGGATCGAGCAGGCAGGAGGAGCTGTCCGCGTCGCTCAGGAGGTCACGGAGATACTCCTTGATGACGGCGGCGCAGCCACGGGGGTCCGAGTCATGGATCACCGAGGCGCAGCCGTGCGCGAGCGGGTCTACCAGGCCCCTGTCGTGATATCCGCCGTAGGCGCCTTCAACACCTTCAACCGTCTGCTGCCTACGTCCGGCAGGATCGGTCGCCTCACCGGGCCGACGCGCCGTACTCTGGCGAATCTGGGCACCGGCGCATCGGCGGTCACCGTGTTCCTGCGCCTGCGCGACGACCCGCGCAGTATCGACATCGACGGCGGCAACATCTGGGTCAATCAGGATCTCGACCACGAGCGCAGTCAGGAGCACAGCGCCTCCCTGCTGGAGGGCCGCCCCCATGACGTCTTCGTCTCCTTCCCCTCACTGAAGTCCGGGGAGTCCCCGCACACGGCCGAGATCATCTCCTTCTGCGACGCGAAGGCGTTCCGGCAGTGGGCCCAGCAGCCGAAAGGACGCCGCGACCCCGAGTACTCCGCCCTCAAGGAGCGCATCGCCCGCGGCATGCTGGAGCTGGCGGATAGCGCGGCACCGGGCCTGAGCGATCTGGTGGACTACATGGAGGTCTCCACGCCTCTCACCTACGAGCACTACACCGCCCACCCCGCCGGCGCCTTCTACGGACCGCCCGCTACTCCACTGCGGTACAGGTCCGCCCCGTTGGGCCCGCGTACGGCTATCCCAGGACTGCTTCTGTCCGGGCAGGACGCCGGGAGCGCCGGCATCATGGGCGCCATGATGGGCGGGGTGGCGGCAGCCAGTCAGGTGCTCGGTCCACGCGGGTACGCCACCATCGCCTCCGCCCTGAAAGAAGCCCCTGCTATCCCTGACTCGGGCGGCGCACGCCGGCTGCCCGAGGGCAAGCATCACGCCGTGCTGGCCTCCAAACGCCTCCTCACCCCCAGCGTCTGGGAGGTGGTGCTGCACGTGGAGGGGCAGATCGGACGATGGGCGCCGGGACAGTTCGCCCGTCTGCACGTGGGCGACGACGCATGGCGCGACTACTCGATCGCGGGCCTTGAGGACAATCGTCTCCGCCTTCTCATCTCAACCCGGACAGGTGGACGAGGGTCGCAGTTCATCGAGCATGCAGGCACCGGCACCGGAACGGTGGTCGAGCTGCCCCTGGGCGAGTTCGGACTCGCCGACTCAGGCAGACGCCGACTATTCATTGCCACAGGCACCGGGATCGCCCCGATGCTGGCCATGTTCGCTCAGGCCCCCGGACTAGAGCACGACACCCTGCTCTTCGGGTGCCGCGATCGCAGCGAGGACCTGGTCAGCCGGATCAGCTCCCCCATGCCCGGGCGGGTACTGCGCTGCCTGAGCCGCGAGGAGGCACCCGATACGTTCCACGGACGAGTCACTGACGCACTCCCCGGACTCACCGGCAGCTCCGGGCTCGATCCTCGCAGCACGGAGGTCTACCTGTGCGGCTCGGCCGCGATGGTGGCCGACACCCGGAGCGTCCTTGAGCGGGCCGGTTATGACTCCGTCTTCACCGAACCGTACTGA
- a CDS encoding TetR/AcrR family transcriptional regulator translates to MTSESTGSSGRRGGRDLRSELLRTSRQLLDESGPGALSMREVARRAGCTHQAPYHYFANREAILAALVHEGFDELADRLASAHEGLESTDLRAILTASGNAYVEFALRHPGVFRVMFRPDVCDPERFPEVVQAGGRARGELTRLVKVVLGDDAPLEVEVLFWSGVHGLASLLLDGPLAGEFTSVEERIDFARGVVSLTEIPFTDITRAADEDC, encoded by the coding sequence ATGACGTCTGAATCGACAGGCTCCTCCGGGCGCCGCGGCGGCCGGGACCTGCGCTCCGAGCTGCTGCGAACCAGCAGGCAGCTCCTGGATGAGTCCGGTCCCGGCGCACTGAGCATGCGGGAGGTGGCGCGTCGCGCCGGCTGCACGCACCAGGCGCCGTACCACTACTTCGCCAATCGTGAGGCCATCCTGGCGGCGCTGGTGCACGAGGGCTTCGATGAGCTCGCGGACCGGCTCGCCTCGGCGCATGAGGGGCTCGAGAGCACGGATCTCCGTGCGATCCTGACGGCCTCGGGAAACGCGTATGTCGAGTTCGCGCTACGTCACCCCGGGGTGTTTCGGGTGATGTTCCGTCCAGACGTCTGCGATCCGGAGCGCTTCCCGGAGGTCGTTCAGGCCGGTGGGCGTGCGCGCGGTGAGCTGACCCGCCTGGTGAAGGTCGTGCTGGGTGATGACGCTCCGCTCGAGGTGGAGGTCCTGTTCTGGTCCGGCGTGCACGGCTTGGCCTCGTTGCTGCTCGATGGCCCGTTGGCGGGTGAGTTCACCTCGGTTGAGGAGCGCATCGACTTCGCTCGTGGCGTCGTCAGCCTGACCGAGATCCCGTTCACCGACATCACACGGGCAGCGGACGAGGACTGCTGA